A section of the Streptomyces sp. NBC_01408 genome encodes:
- a CDS encoding ImmA/IrrE family metallo-endopeptidase, whose amino-acid sequence MRDQKSLVADPGMLTLARDSRGWTQSELADELTRLDGSRITQGYVSRAEAGRIPVKDGRVQLFADALRYTADILCRATETSGTGVGLVHHRKRASLGAPALRRIHATLALTRLQVDSLAWAADLHRNNRFRRVEVNDFDTPADAAETMREEWNVPAGPIEDMVALLEDAGALVVVRDLCTTELDAVSQWPPGGYPLILLNSHAPGDRSRFSLAHELGHLVMHDEPGEGRVQEDQANRFAAEFLMPHDAVLPELKPGIDVSRLLDLKARWGVSMAALIRRAMDLGVISEWHYRTLMVELSALGYRTAEPTTIRRETPRHLAQAVTRLEQQLHLSPTETAHLAGLGREEFHEIYLCASSPSGHKDVPDSSAR is encoded by the coding sequence GTTTGGTTGCGGATCCCGGGATGCTCACGCTGGCCCGTGACTCACGCGGCTGGACACAGTCCGAACTTGCCGACGAGCTGACACGTCTTGATGGCAGCCGCATCACCCAGGGGTACGTCAGCCGAGCCGAAGCCGGCCGCATCCCCGTCAAGGACGGGCGCGTGCAGCTGTTCGCCGACGCCCTGCGCTACACCGCTGACATCCTGTGCCGCGCCACTGAGACGTCCGGGACAGGTGTCGGACTGGTGCACCACCGCAAGCGCGCCTCCTTGGGGGCGCCCGCCCTGCGTCGGATCCATGCGACGTTGGCGCTCACCCGGCTCCAGGTCGACAGCCTGGCCTGGGCAGCGGACCTCCATCGCAATAACCGGTTTCGGCGCGTGGAGGTCAACGACTTCGACACTCCCGCGGACGCGGCGGAGACGATGCGTGAGGAGTGGAACGTCCCCGCAGGGCCGATCGAGGACATGGTCGCCCTGCTCGAAGATGCCGGCGCTCTGGTCGTAGTCCGGGATCTCTGCACCACCGAGCTCGACGCCGTGAGCCAGTGGCCCCCCGGCGGATACCCGTTGATCTTGCTCAACTCACATGCACCAGGGGATCGTTCACGCTTCAGCCTGGCGCACGAGCTGGGTCATCTGGTGATGCACGACGAGCCGGGTGAGGGACGCGTGCAGGAGGACCAGGCCAATCGGTTCGCTGCCGAGTTCCTCATGCCCCATGACGCGGTGCTGCCCGAGCTGAAGCCAGGCATCGACGTGTCCCGTCTGCTGGACCTCAAGGCCCGGTGGGGGGTGTCTATGGCGGCTCTCATCAGGCGGGCCATGGACTTGGGAGTCATCAGCGAATGGCACTACCGCACGCTCATGGTCGAGTTGTCCGCCCTCGGCTACCGCACCGCCGAGCCGACCACTATCCGGCGCGAAACCCCGCGCCACCTCGCTCAAGCCGTCACCCGGCTTGAGCAGCAGCTCCACCTCAGTCCGACCGAGACCGCCCACCTGGCGGGCCTGGGTCGCGAGGAGTTCCACGAGATCTACTTGTGCGCTTCCTCTCCGTCCGGCCACAAGGACGTGCCGGACTCTTCTGCGAGGTGA
- a CDS encoding MFS transporter yields the protein MTDLQSSGAATGTGDRSRPRAVLPALCVTQIISWGIVYYAFPVLLPRLTADTGWSVNAATAAFSLALLVSAVAGIPIGRILDRRGPRAVMTFGSVIGTLALLLIAAAPNLPVFTCGWILAGIAMAATFYPPAFAALTRWWGPDRVRALTIVTLAGGLASTVFAPLTAALAEHLSWRATYVVLAVILAAVTIPAHALALRGPWPPAPPAPPSIDRTPVARSRPFLLLAVAFTLSGFAMYAVVMGIIPLLTERGASATTAAWALGLGGAGQTLGRTLYAVLATRTSVTTRTVTLIALGGATTASLGFIPGPLPLLVVLAILAGVVRGNLTLLQATAVTDRWGTTHYGRLSALLGAPAHIAAALAPWASAALAVPLGGYPHLFAALAALSTVAACLALLASEEGRTRPLSRSVPGGKPASRSRTQRP from the coding sequence GTGACCGACCTCCAAAGCAGCGGGGCCGCGACCGGTACGGGGGACCGGTCGCGGCCCCGCGCCGTGCTGCCCGCACTCTGCGTCACGCAGATCATCAGCTGGGGCATCGTCTACTACGCCTTTCCCGTCCTCCTCCCGCGCCTGACCGCCGACACCGGCTGGTCCGTCAACGCGGCCACCGCCGCCTTCTCGCTCGCACTCTTGGTCTCGGCCGTCGCAGGCATCCCCATCGGCCGGATCCTCGACCGCCGGGGCCCGCGCGCCGTGATGACCTTCGGCTCCGTGATCGGCACCCTGGCCCTCCTCCTCATCGCAGCGGCCCCGAACCTGCCGGTCTTCACCTGCGGTTGGATCCTCGCGGGCATCGCCATGGCCGCCACCTTCTACCCGCCGGCCTTCGCCGCCCTCACCCGCTGGTGGGGCCCCGACCGCGTCCGGGCCCTGACGATCGTCACCCTCGCCGGCGGCCTGGCCTCCACCGTCTTCGCGCCGCTGACCGCCGCCCTCGCCGAACACCTCAGTTGGCGGGCCACCTACGTCGTCCTGGCCGTGATCCTCGCGGCCGTCACCATCCCCGCCCATGCCCTCGCCCTGCGCGGTCCCTGGCCCCCCGCGCCACCGGCCCCGCCCTCCATCGACCGCACCCCGGTGGCGCGCAGCCGTCCCTTCCTCCTCCTGGCCGTCGCCTTCACGCTCTCCGGTTTCGCCATGTACGCCGTCGTGATGGGCATCATTCCGCTCCTCACCGAACGCGGCGCCAGCGCGACAACGGCCGCCTGGGCCCTCGGACTCGGCGGGGCAGGCCAGACCCTCGGCCGCACCCTCTACGCGGTTCTGGCAACGCGTACGTCCGTCACGACCCGGACCGTCACGCTCATCGCCCTGGGCGGCGCGACCACCGCCTCACTGGGCTTCATCCCGGGCCCGCTGCCACTGCTGGTCGTCCTCGCGATCCTCGCCGGAGTCGTACGCGGCAACCTGACCCTGCTCCAGGCCACCGCCGTCACCGACCGCTGGGGCACCACCCACTACGGCCGCCTCTCCGCCCTCCTCGGCGCTCCCGCCCACATCGCAGCAGCCCTTGCCCCCTGGGCAAGCGCAGCCCTCGCCGTCCCCCTCGGCGGCTACCCTCACCTCTTCGCCGCCCTCGCCGCGCTCTCCACAGTGGCCGCATGTCTGGCCCTGCTGGCGTCGGAAGAAGGCCGCACCCGACCGCTGTCCAGGTCGGTTCCGGGCGGGAAACCGGCGTCACGCTCGCGCACGCAGCGCCCATAG
- a CDS encoding NAD(P)-binding domain-containing protein: MNVSIEALPVVVIGAGPIGLAAAARLVERDIEPLVLEAGPAAASAVRDWSHVRLFSTWSEVVDPEAEKLLAPTGWVKPDGATYPSGGDWAELYLQPLADVLGERVRYNATVTGVSRAGRDRIVDADREAQPFVIHLTGPGGREERLFARAVIDASGTWTTPSPAGGSGLAALGEKAASDRISYRVPDLKDPAVRARYAGKRTAVIGSGASAFTALAYLADLAKDEQGTHALWILRRGISGSTFGGGEADQLPARGALGLAAKAAVDGGYADAVTGFRTDAVERDTDGRLVLVGEDGRRLDPIDEVIVLTGLRPDLTFLDELRLGLDERLQAPTALAPLIDPNQHSCGTVYPHGVNELSHPEKDLYLVGMKSYGRAPTFLAMTGYEQVRSIAAHLAGDREAAERVELTLPETGVCGGAGLFDQPAAAEETGGGCCAAPATITIGAPARTGGC, translated from the coding sequence AAGCCCTGCCCGTCGTCGTGATCGGCGCCGGCCCGATCGGACTCGCCGCGGCTGCCCGGCTCGTCGAGCGGGACATCGAGCCCCTGGTCCTGGAGGCCGGACCGGCCGCCGCGTCCGCCGTGCGTGACTGGTCGCACGTACGCCTCTTCTCCACCTGGTCCGAGGTCGTCGACCCCGAGGCCGAGAAGCTCCTCGCCCCCACCGGCTGGGTCAAGCCGGACGGTGCCACCTACCCCTCCGGTGGCGACTGGGCCGAGCTGTACCTCCAGCCCCTGGCCGACGTCCTCGGCGAGCGTGTCCGCTACAACGCGACCGTCACCGGCGTCTCCCGAGCCGGCCGGGACCGCATCGTCGATGCCGACCGTGAGGCCCAGCCCTTCGTCATCCACCTCACCGGCCCTGGCGGCCGCGAGGAGCGCCTCTTCGCCCGAGCCGTGATCGACGCCTCCGGAACCTGGACCACCCCCAGCCCGGCCGGCGGCAGCGGACTGGCCGCACTCGGCGAGAAGGCTGCGTCCGACCGGATCTCGTACCGCGTCCCCGACCTGAAGGACCCTGCCGTCCGGGCCAGGTACGCAGGCAAGCGCACTGCCGTCATCGGCTCCGGAGCCTCGGCTTTCACCGCCCTCGCCTACCTCGCCGACCTCGCGAAGGACGAGCAGGGCACCCACGCGCTGTGGATCCTCCGCCGCGGCATCTCCGGCTCCACCTTCGGCGGAGGCGAGGCCGACCAGCTCCCCGCCCGCGGCGCCCTCGGCCTCGCGGCCAAGGCAGCCGTCGACGGCGGGTACGCCGACGCGGTCACCGGATTCCGCACCGACGCCGTTGAGCGCGACACCGACGGCCGCCTGGTCCTCGTCGGAGAGGACGGCCGCCGCCTGGACCCCATCGACGAGGTCATCGTCCTCACCGGCCTCCGCCCCGACCTCACCTTCCTCGACGAACTCCGCCTCGGTCTGGACGAACGCCTCCAGGCCCCCACCGCCCTCGCCCCGCTGATCGACCCCAACCAGCACTCCTGCGGCACCGTCTACCCGCACGGCGTCAACGAGCTCTCCCACCCGGAGAAGGATCTCTACCTCGTCGGCATGAAGTCCTACGGTCGCGCCCCTACCTTTCTCGCCATGACCGGCTACGAGCAGGTCCGCTCCATCGCCGCCCACCTCGCCGGGGACCGCGAGGCCGCCGAGCGCGTCGAGCTCACCCTCCCCGAGACCGGAGTCTGCGGCGGAGCCGGCCTCTTCGACCAGCCCGCCGCGGCCGAGGAGACCGGCGGAGGTTGCTGCGCAGCCCCGGCCACGATCACCATCGGCGCCCCGGCCCGCACCGGCGGCTGCTGA